From Pseudoleptotrichia goodfellowii, a single genomic window includes:
- a CDS encoding YkvI family membrane protein produces MGEDSNIINWKRVLILAGAIIAFTIGSGFATGQEIVQYYTAYGMSGLLVVAVFAITFLYYNFSFAKAGAEENFDRPNDIYKYYCGKYIGTFFDYYSTIFCYMSFWVMVGGAASTLNQGYGLPLWAGAVILTVITVVTVIGGLNSLVDAIGIVGPLIVVLCIAIGLITCIRDGVNIPQGLEIIKTSAYEGAKAGETIKNAGANWLISGLSYAGFVLLWFASFTTALAGKNSKKNLKYGIIGGTLAVCVAIVLVSFGQIANINLGSEGQYVWNAPIPNLILAAKIWKPFSAIFALVVFAGIYTTAVPLLYNPAVCFSKEGTLQFKILTISLALIGLVVGLFLDFRTLVNIIYVLNGYVGAVLIVFMLWKDIKVLKDKKK; encoded by the coding sequence ATGGGAGAAGACAGCAATATAATTAACTGGAAAAGAGTTTTAATACTTGCAGGAGCAATTATTGCATTTACTATCGGTTCAGGATTTGCAACAGGACAGGAAATAGTTCAATATTATACTGCTTACGGTATGAGCGGACTTTTAGTTGTCGCAGTATTTGCAATAACATTTCTTTATTATAATTTCAGTTTTGCAAAAGCTGGAGCTGAAGAAAATTTTGACAGACCTAATGATATTTATAAATATTATTGCGGAAAATATATAGGAACATTTTTTGATTATTATTCAACAATATTCTGTTATATGTCATTTTGGGTAATGGTCGGAGGAGCTGCATCAACTTTAAATCAGGGATACGGATTGCCGCTTTGGGCAGGAGCAGTTATATTGACAGTAATAACTGTAGTTACTGTTATAGGAGGACTCAACTCTCTGGTTGATGCTATAGGAATAGTCGGACCTTTAATAGTTGTACTGTGTATAGCAATAGGTTTAATAACATGTATTAGAGACGGAGTAAATATCCCTCAAGGCTTGGAAATTATAAAAACTTCTGCTTATGAAGGTGCAAAAGCAGGAGAAACTATCAAAAATGCAGGAGCAAACTGGCTTATATCAGGATTATCATATGCAGGATTCGTACTTTTGTGGTTTGCGAGTTTCACTACTGCACTTGCAGGAAAAAACAGTAAGAAAAATTTAAAATACGGTATAATCGGAGGAACACTTGCAGTTTGTGTAGCTATAGTTTTGGTTTCTTTCGGGCAAATTGCAAATATTAATTTAGGAAGTGAAGGACAATATGTGTGGAATGCTCCGATACCGAATCTTATACTTGCTGCAAAAATTTGGAAGCCTTTCTCTGCTATATTTGCATTAGTTGTGTTTGCAGGAATTTATACAACAGCTGTACCTTTACTTTACAATCCGGCTGTATGTTTTTCAAAAGAAGGAACATTACAATTTAAAATACTTACAATATCTTTGGCATTGATAGGATTGGTTGTAGGTCTGTTCCTTGATTTCAGAACATTGGTAAACATAATATATGTTTTGAACGGTTATGTAGGTGCGGTACTTATAGTATTTATGCTTTGGAAGGATATTAAAGTTTTAAAAGATAAGAAAAAATAG
- a CDS encoding GrdX family protein has product MWNLEKAILVTNNDKVYTKYKGELQCIFVEKYEDVLIKVRDLVYDRHILLTHPQASSLKPNQTPYRSVMVYPKEKEDNTKDILLIEKCLETFRQWQQIAKTPENYQPKISDDFKIIDLSVIDNIIPRIY; this is encoded by the coding sequence ATGTGGAATTTAGAAAAAGCTATACTTGTTACTAATAATGATAAAGTTTATACTAAATATAAAGGTGAACTGCAATGTATTTTTGTAGAAAAATATGAAGATGTCTTAATAAAAGTAAGAGATTTGGTTTATGACAGACATATATTATTAACTCATCCGCAGGCATCAAGTTTAAAACCTAATCAGACACCGTACAGATCTGTAATGGTTTATCCTAAAGAAAAAGAAGATAATACGAAAGATATTCTTCTTATAGAAAAATGTCTGGAAACATTCAGACAATGGCAGCAAATAGCCAAAACACCTGAAAATTATCAGCCAAAAATATCGGATGATTTTAAAATAATTGATTTATCTGTAATAGACAATATAATACCTCGTATATATTGA
- a CDS encoding BCCT family transporter, producing the protein MSEKTKDNSVYLISVSIITLVVLCGLIFPKGFELSANILLKGIVHNFGWFYTFAMTCFVGFAIWIAYFSKYKNMKLGPDDSKPEYSNLSWFAMLFSAGMGIGLVFYGIYEPLYHYVNPIGAESMSVDAAKFAMTKSFLHWGLHPWANYSILGLGLAYMQFRRNKPGLISSLFIPLIGEEKAKGYIGKLIDILAIFATAAGMATSLGLGTYQISSGLNFMFKIPETTLIQIIIVVVITIIYTWTAVTGIDKGIKFISNLNMILVVALLGLSIIFGPTIDILNIFGESTGNYLQSLLSNTFEIGAFSKTDWYGAWTLFYWAWWIAWAPFTGTFIARISKGRTIREFISGVLIVPSLVSFFWFSIFGAIDFAVAKEVLVEASKNASTAFFMVINNITLGNVISVIAIALLFTFFITSANSATFVLGMLSHEGDLNPPNSKKLVWGIIQSALALSLMIGSANGLKMLQTVSIVAAFPFAFIMLLTIVSIMKALKEDDQYNQLK; encoded by the coding sequence ATGAGCGAAAAAACAAAAGACAATTCGGTTTATTTAATTTCAGTGTCTATTATAACTCTGGTTGTTTTATGCGGTCTTATATTTCCTAAAGGATTTGAGTTATCGGCAAATATTTTGTTAAAAGGAATTGTTCATAATTTTGGATGGTTTTATACATTTGCAATGACCTGTTTTGTAGGATTTGCTATCTGGATAGCCTATTTTAGTAAATATAAAAACATGAAATTGGGACCCGATGATTCTAAACCTGAATACAGCAATTTATCATGGTTTGCAATGCTGTTTTCTGCGGGAATGGGAATAGGACTTGTTTTTTACGGAATATATGAGCCTCTATATCATTATGTAAATCCTATAGGAGCCGAATCAATGTCCGTTGATGCCGCTAAATTTGCTATGACGAAGTCGTTTCTTCATTGGGGATTGCATCCGTGGGCTAATTACAGTATATTGGGATTGGGATTAGCTTATATGCAGTTCAGAAGAAATAAACCGGGCTTAATAAGCAGTTTATTTATACCGTTGATAGGCGAAGAAAAAGCAAAAGGGTATATCGGAAAACTTATTGATATATTGGCAATATTTGCTACTGCTGCGGGAATGGCTACATCATTAGGATTGGGAACATATCAAATCAGCAGCGGATTGAACTTTATGTTTAAAATTCCCGAAACAACTCTTATACAAATAATAATAGTTGTTGTTATTACTATTATATATACTTGGACAGCTGTAACGGGAATTGATAAAGGAATAAAATTTATTTCAAATTTGAATATGATTTTGGTTGTGGCTTTATTAGGTTTATCAATTATATTCGGACCGACTATTGATATTCTTAATATTTTCGGTGAAAGTACAGGAAATTATTTGCAAAGTTTGTTATCCAATACATTTGAAATAGGAGCTTTCAGCAAAACCGACTGGTATGGAGCGTGGACATTATTTTACTGGGCATGGTGGATTGCGTGGGCACCTTTTACAGGAACTTTTATAGCGAGAATTTCCAAAGGACGTACAATAAGAGAATTTATAAGCGGTGTGCTTATTGTGCCGTCGTTAGTATCGTTTTTCTGGTTTTCAATATTCGGAGCAATAGATTTTGCAGTAGCAAAAGAAGTATTGGTAGAGGCTTCCAAAAATGCTTCAACTGCATTTTTCATGGTTATTAATAATATAACATTGGGAAATGTTATATCTGTAATAGCAATAGCTTTGCTGTTTACTTTCTTTATTACTTCGGCAAACTCGGCAACATTTGTTTTAGGTATGTTGTCTCATGAAGGAGATTTAAATCCGCCTAACTCGAAAAAACTCGTATGGGGAATTATACAATCGGCATTGGCTTTATCGTTGATGATAGGTTCGGCAAACGGATTGAAAATGTTACAGACAGTATCTATCGTAGCGGCATTTCCTTTTGCGTTTATAATGTTACTGACTATAGTTTCTATAATGAAAGCTCTAAAAGAAGATGATCAATACAATCAATTAAAATAA